A portion of the Blautia hansenii DSM 20583 genome contains these proteins:
- the uvrB gene encoding excinuclease ABC subunit UvrB has product MNEFKLKAPYKPTGDQPQAIAELVKGFKEGNQCQTLLGVTGSGKTFTMANVIQQLQKPTLVIAHNKTLAAQLYGEFKEMFPDNAVEYFVSYYDYYQPEAYVPSSDTYIAKDSSVNDEIDKLRLSATSSLSERKDVIIVSSVSCIYGIGSPDDYQNMIISLRPGMEKDRDEVIRELIDIQYDRNEMDFHRGTFRVRGDVLEIFPADYSETAVRVEFFGDEIDRITEVDILTGEIKSALNHIAIFPASHYVVPIEKIRKAAVAIEEELKERVDYFKGEDKLLEAQRISERTNFDIEMLKETGFCSGVENYSRHLSGLKPGQPPYTLIDYFGDDFLIIIDESHKTIPQIRGMYAGDQSRKQTLVDYGFRLPSAKDNRPLNFEEFEDKIDQILFVSATPGEYEENHELLRAEQIIRPTGLLDPEVEVRPVEGQIDDLISEVNKEIKKKNKILITTLTKRMAEDLTEYMKELGIRVRYLHSDIDTLERTQIIRDMRLDVFDVLVGINLLREGLDIPEITLVAILDADKEGFLRSEVSLIQTIGRAARNADGRVIMYADVITDSMRIAIDETMRRRALQQKYNEEHGITPKTIKKAVRDLISISKAVAETEEKLEKDPESMSRKELENLIKKVQKQMQAAAADLNFEMAASLRDKMLELKKSLEELDE; this is encoded by the coding sequence ATGAATGAGTTCAAATTAAAAGCCCCATATAAGCCGACCGGAGACCAGCCACAGGCAATTGCAGAGCTTGTGAAAGGGTTCAAGGAAGGTAATCAATGCCAGACTTTACTAGGGGTTACGGGTTCTGGAAAAACTTTTACGATGGCAAATGTGATTCAGCAATTACAGAAGCCGACACTTGTCATCGCTCATAATAAGACGTTAGCGGCTCAGTTATATGGAGAGTTCAAGGAGATGTTTCCCGATAACGCAGTAGAATATTTTGTCTCCTACTACGACTATTACCAACCGGAAGCCTATGTTCCGTCCTCTGACACCTATATTGCAAAGGATTCATCTGTCAACGATGAGATAGACAAGCTTCGTCTTTCAGCTACATCTTCTCTTAGTGAACGAAAAGACGTAATTATTGTTTCCAGTGTGTCCTGCATATATGGAATTGGGAGTCCTGACGATTATCAAAACATGATTATTTCCCTACGTCCCGGAATGGAAAAGGATAGGGATGAAGTTATTCGAGAGTTGATAGATATTCAATACGATCGCAATGAAATGGATTTTCATCGAGGAACTTTCCGGGTTAGAGGAGATGTTTTAGAAATCTTTCCGGCAGATTATTCAGAAACAGCAGTACGAGTGGAGTTTTTTGGAGATGAAATTGATCGTATTACAGAAGTTGATATTTTGACAGGAGAAATTAAAAGTGCATTAAATCATATTGCTATTTTTCCTGCATCTCATTATGTAGTGCCGATTGAAAAAATACGGAAAGCTGCCGTTGCAATAGAAGAAGAATTAAAAGAGCGTGTGGATTATTTTAAGGGTGAAGATAAGCTTTTGGAGGCACAGCGAATTTCAGAGAGAACAAACTTTGATATCGAAATGCTCAAGGAAACAGGTTTTTGTTCGGGAGTAGAAAATTATTCCAGACATTTATCTGGATTAAAGCCAGGACAGCCTCCATATACGCTAATTGATTATTTCGGAGATGATTTCCTTATTATTATAGATGAATCTCATAAAACCATTCCACAAATAAGAGGGATGTATGCGGGAGATCAGTCCAGAAAACAAACTTTAGTTGATTATGGATTTCGACTTCCTTCCGCAAAGGATAACCGCCCTTTAAATTTTGAAGAATTTGAAGATAAAATTGACCAGATTTTATTTGTGTCTGCTACACCTGGAGAATATGAAGAAAATCATGAACTTTTGCGGGCAGAACAGATTATTCGTCCTACAGGACTCTTAGATCCAGAAGTAGAAGTGCGTCCTGTGGAAGGTCAGATTGATGATTTAATTTCAGAAGTTAATAAAGAAATTAAGAAGAAAAATAAAATTCTTATTACGACACTTACGAAACGTATGGCAGAGGATTTGACAGAATATATGAAAGAACTGGGTATACGTGTTAGGTATCTTCATTCAGATATTGATACCTTGGAACGAACACAGATTATCAGGGATATGCGTTTAGATGTTTTTGATGTGTTGGTAGGAATTAACCTATTAAGAGAAGGACTTGATATTCCGGAAATTACCTTAGTTGCCATTTTAGATGCGGATAAAGAAGGCTTTTTGCGCTCAGAAGTATCTCTTATTCAGACCATAGGGCGTGCTGCCCGAAATGCGGATGGTAGAGTTATTATGTATGCTGATGTCATAACAGATTCTATGAGAATTGCCATAGATGAAACTATGAGGAGGAGAGCACTGCAGCAGAAATATAATGAAGAGCATGGAATTACTCCAAAGACAATTAAAAAAGCTGTTAGAGATTTAATCAGTATTTCCAAAGCAGTGGCAGAAACAGAAGAAAAACTGGAAAAAGATCCGGAAAGCATGAGCAGAAAAGAACTTGAAAATCTGATTAAAAAAGTTCAAAAGCAAATGCAGGCGGCAGCCGCAGATTTGAATTTTGAAATGGCAGCTTCCTTGCGTGATAAGATGTTAGAATTAAAAAAGAGTCTGGAAGAACTAGATGAGTAA
- a CDS encoding HAD-IIA family hydrolase encodes MNMRKSIIDFNEKKGFICDMDGVIYHGNQILPGVPEFIQWLHDEKKEYLFLTNNSGYTPRELNQKLARMGLDVPEEHFYTSALATAAFLKEQAAGCSAFVIGEAGLLNALYDVGITMNDVNPDYVVVGEGRSYSLDTLTKATNLVLKGAKLIGANSDVSGPIENGIAPACRALIAPIEMATGTQAYFCGKPNPLMMRTGLNMLGCHSAEVVMVGDRMDTDVISGMESGMSTVLVLSGCSTKDTLKTYAYLPTMVLNGVGDIASMAKAKGSKEP; translated from the coding sequence ATGAACATGAGAAAATCCATAATCGATTTTAATGAAAAAAAAGGATTCATCTGTGATATGGATGGTGTGATTTATCATGGCAATCAGATATTGCCAGGTGTTCCAGAATTCATCCAGTGGTTGCATGATGAAAAGAAAGAATATTTATTTTTGACAAATAATAGTGGATATACACCACGGGAATTAAATCAGAAACTGGCAAGGATGGGACTTGATGTGCCAGAAGAACATTTTTACACCAGCGCATTGGCAACAGCCGCTTTTTTAAAGGAACAGGCGGCAGGCTGTTCAGCATTTGTGATAGGAGAAGCAGGTCTCTTAAATGCACTTTATGATGTTGGCATTACAATGAATGATGTAAATCCGGATTATGTTGTTGTGGGAGAGGGACGATCCTATTCATTGGATACCTTAACGAAAGCAACGAATTTAGTTCTGAAGGGAGCTAAGTTGATTGGAGCAAACTCGGATGTTTCCGGACCAATCGAGAACGGAATCGCTCCTGCCTGTCGTGCATTGATTGCCCCAATTGAAATGGCAACAGGTACACAGGCATATTTCTGTGGGAAACCGAATCCACTGATGATGAGAACAGGATTGAATATGCTTGGATGTCATTCAGCAGAAGTTGTAATGGTTGGGGATCGTATGGATACAGATGTGATTTCAGGAATGGAAAGTGGTATGTCTACTGTATTGGTTCTCTCTGGATGTTCAACAAAGGATACACTCAAAACTTATGCTTATCTTCCGACAATGGTATTGAATGGAGTGGGAGATATCGCCAGTATGGCAAAAGCAAAAGGCTCAAAAGAACCTTGA
- a CDS encoding helix-turn-helix transcriptional regulator — protein MQLKYVDTKEEIIAINRKSKHIEPHLHNALEIVCVTSGSLELGVGQELYHMEKGDIGFVFPDVIHHYQVLTPGVNKATYLIASPFTIAKFADIMQSMAPEYPIIKAEKVEPEVYRVINAILETEQSDITVAQAYLQIVLARCIGKLNLVEKSSVGSNDLIYQTVSYISANFKKKFSLEEMAKDLGVSKYVLSRLFSKTFHRNFNQYLNDARLNYACHRLENTSDSITNICLDSGFESQRTFNRVFKERYKISPSDYRSTCVKEMLS, from the coding sequence ATGCAGTTAAAATATGTTGACACAAAAGAGGAGATTATAGCAATAAATAGGAAGTCAAAACATATTGAACCACATCTTCATAATGCACTGGAGATCGTTTGTGTAACAAGTGGATCATTAGAACTTGGTGTCGGACAGGAACTATACCATATGGAAAAAGGAGATATAGGCTTTGTATTTCCAGATGTTATTCATCACTACCAGGTACTGACACCCGGTGTAAATAAAGCGACTTATCTGATTGCATCGCCATTTACGATAGCCAAATTTGCAGATATCATGCAATCCATGGCTCCTGAATACCCAATCATCAAAGCGGAAAAGGTTGAACCGGAGGTATATAGGGTTATAAATGCAATTTTAGAGACAGAACAGTCGGATATTACTGTTGCACAGGCATATCTTCAAATTGTGTTGGCACGCTGCATAGGAAAATTAAATTTGGTAGAAAAGAGCAGTGTGGGGAGCAACGATCTTATTTACCAGACAGTTTCCTATATATCAGCAAATTTCAAGAAGAAATTTTCGTTGGAAGAGATGGCAAAAGATCTGGGCGTGAGCAAATATGTTTTATCCAGACTCTTTTCCAAGACATTCCATAGAAACTTTAATCAATATCTTAACGATGCAAGGCTGAACTATGCATGCCATCGTTTGGAAAATACGAGTGATTCTATTACAAATATTTGTCTGGATAGTGGATTTGAAAGTCAGAGAACGTTTAACCGAGTATTTAAAGAAAGATATAAAATATCACCAAGTGATTATCGAAGTACTTGTGTGAAAGAGATGTTGTCATAA
- a CDS encoding MFS transporter, which translates to MEEKKYLKWYNKIGYGSGDIAGNVVYAFLTSFMMVYLTDSVGLAAGVVGTLIAVSKLFDGFTDIFFGSMIDKTHSKMGKAKPWMLYGYIGCAITLVGCFAVPVSLGTTAKYAWFFISYTLLNGVFYTANNIAYSALTSLITKNSKERVQMGSYRFIFAFSTSLLIQAITVGFVDKCGGDAAAWRTVAIIYAIIGLVVNTISALSVKELPEEELNEGEVKDDNEKYGMVHAFKLLVKNKYYMMICGTYILQQLYGAMIGAGIYYMTWVLKNKNLFGQFAWAVNIPLIIALIFTPTLVGKWKGMYKLNLRGYVLAVIGRALVVVAGYMGSVPLMMAFTALAALGQGPWQGDMNAVIASCSEYTYLTQGKRIDGTMYSCTSLGVKIGGGIGTAVVGWLLEFSGYIGTNATQPQSALDMMQFMYLWLPLIFDVLIMFVLSRMNVEDANKKLKAEKGIAADEVTDASDIN; encoded by the coding sequence ATGGAAGAAAAAAAGTATTTGAAATGGTATAACAAAATTGGATATGGATCAGGCGATATTGCAGGTAATGTAGTCTATGCGTTCCTGACATCTTTTATGATGGTCTATTTGACGGACTCAGTAGGACTTGCTGCAGGTGTCGTAGGTACCCTGATTGCCGTATCAAAACTATTTGATGGTTTTACGGATATATTTTTTGGATCAATGATTGACAAAACACACAGTAAAATGGGAAAAGCGAAACCCTGGATGCTATACGGATATATTGGTTGTGCCATTACGCTGGTCGGCTGCTTTGCAGTACCGGTGAGTTTGGGAACAACGGCTAAATATGCATGGTTCTTTATTTCTTATACACTGTTAAATGGTGTGTTTTATACAGCAAACAATATTGCTTATTCAGCACTTACGTCATTGATTACAAAGAACAGTAAAGAGCGTGTGCAGATGGGATCTTACCGTTTTATTTTTGCGTTTTCAACAAGTCTTCTGATTCAGGCAATTACAGTTGGATTTGTAGATAAATGTGGTGGAGATGCTGCAGCATGGAGAACGGTTGCTATTATCTATGCAATCATTGGTCTTGTCGTAAATACGATTTCAGCACTTTCTGTTAAGGAACTTCCTGAGGAAGAACTTAACGAAGGAGAAGTAAAGGATGATAATGAAAAGTACGGAATGGTACATGCATTCAAGCTTCTTGTTAAAAACAAATATTACATGATGATTTGTGGAACATATATTTTACAGCAGTTATATGGTGCCATGATTGGAGCTGGCATTTATTACATGACATGGGTACTGAAAAATAAGAATTTGTTTGGACAATTTGCATGGGCAGTAAATATTCCACTGATCATTGCCCTGATTTTCACACCGACATTAGTTGGTAAGTGGAAAGGTATGTATAAACTGAACTTAAGAGGTTATGTCTTAGCAGTCATCGGTAGAGCACTTGTTGTTGTTGCAGGATATATGGGCAGTGTTCCGCTGATGATGGCATTTACAGCTCTTGCAGCCTTAGGTCAGGGACCATGGCAGGGAGATATGAATGCAGTTATCGCATCCTGCTCTGAATATACTTATCTTACACAGGGAAAGAGAATTGACGGAACGATGTACTCTTGTACTTCTCTTGGCGTAAAAATCGGTGGAGGTATTGGAACCGCTGTTGTTGGATGGCTGCTTGAGTTCAGTGGATATATCGGAACAAATGCAACTCAGCCGCAGTCTGCACTTGATATGATGCAGTTTATGTATCTTTGGCTTCCGTTAATCTTTGATGTATTGATTATGTTTGTACTTTCAAGAATGAATGTAGAAGATGCAAATAAAAAACTGAAAGCAGAAAAAGGAATTGCTGCAGATGAAGTAACAGATGCATCAGACATAAATTAG
- a CDS encoding glycoside hydrolase family 2 TIM barrel-domain containing protein, translating into MIVPRYYEDLSVLHENTMPARAYFIPASKRMDNLVEHREESDRMQLLNGTWKFQYFNSIYDVQEPFFEKDYDTENFDEIQVPSVWQMAGYDTHQYTNIRYPFPFDPPYVPQDIPCGTYAHTFVYHKDENAPKAFLNFEGVDSCFYVWINGSYVGYSQVSHMTSEFDITDLLRDGENSIAVLVMKWCDGSYLEDQDKFRMSGIFRDVYILKRPKQAISDYHIKTRIEDMLAKVEIEMKFYSPLNVKISIEDRNGAVVALGSIAEEGTAVLEIASPELWNTENPYLYKLILETENEVIVDHIALRKIEIKDQVIYLNEQKIKFRGVNRHDSDPVTGFTINPEQITTDLTLMKQHNFNAIRSSHYPNAPFFYEMCDKYGFMVIDEADIEAHGPFMIYRKEDTDYNRFKRWNEKIADDPVWEEAIVDRVKLMVERDKNRFCIVMWSMGNESAYGCNFEKALEWTKNFDPDRITQYESARYRNYDETYDYSNLDVYSRMYPALSEIQEYLDKDGSKPFLLVEYCHSMGNGPGDFEDYFQMIQDNDKMCGGFVWEWCDHAIAHGTAENGKTIYAYGGDHGEEIHDGNFCMDGLVYPDRTVHTGLLEYKNVYRPARVISYDKESGELVLHNYMDFDDLKDYVKISYELTQDGLVISKGKLPEVSAAPHSEGKINLKINVPESGKCYLKFIYHLKKELPLLDEDHILGFDEIEVSKDGAKCKLAEKWLQKTAVDSELQVSEDDTQIHIKGREFAYTIDRRTALFTEMKFAGREYLNHPMELNIWRAPTDNDMYIKSEWKKAHYDKVYTRAYTTEVVQGKHGVKITSHASVVAETVQKILDVTITWKIEAAGKIDADIAVTKDDEFPDLPRFGVRMFLDKKLSAVRYFGMGPQESYCDKHQAASHGLYQANVDDLHEDYIRPQENGSHYDCEYVELNNSRYGIVVSAENAFSFNASYYTQEELEEKTHNYELTESDSVVFCVDYALNGIGSNSCGPVVLEQYRFDDVLFRFQFTLIPYVKG; encoded by the coding sequence ATGATTGTACCACGTTATTATGAGGATTTAAGCGTACTGCATGAAAATACAATGCCAGCCAGAGCCTATTTTATTCCGGCATCCAAAAGAATGGATAACCTGGTGGAGCACAGGGAAGAGTCAGACCGAATGCAGTTATTGAACGGAACTTGGAAGTTCCAGTATTTTAACAGTATCTATGATGTTCAGGAACCCTTCTTTGAGAAAGATTATGATACAGAAAATTTTGATGAGATTCAGGTTCCGAGTGTATGGCAGATGGCAGGATATGACACACATCAGTATACAAACATCAGGTATCCGTTCCCATTTGATCCACCGTATGTACCACAGGATATTCCATGTGGAACATATGCACATACCTTTGTTTATCACAAAGATGAAAATGCACCAAAAGCTTTCTTGAATTTTGAAGGAGTAGACAGTTGCTTTTATGTATGGATCAATGGCTCTTATGTAGGGTATAGCCAGGTTTCTCATATGACCAGTGAGTTTGATATCACCGACCTCCTTCGGGACGGAGAGAACAGCATAGCGGTTCTGGTCATGAAGTGGTGTGATGGTTCCTATTTGGAAGATCAGGACAAATTCCGTATGAGTGGTATTTTCCGGGATGTGTACATTTTGAAACGCCCAAAACAGGCAATCAGTGATTATCATATTAAAACAAGAATTGAGGATATGCTTGCGAAAGTAGAAATTGAAATGAAATTCTACTCTCCGTTAAATGTAAAAATTTCGATTGAAGATAGAAACGGAGCAGTTGTAGCACTAGGAAGTATTGCTGAAGAAGGAACAGCTGTATTAGAAATCGCAAGTCCGGAACTTTGGAATACAGAAAATCCATATCTATATAAACTGATTCTTGAAACAGAGAATGAAGTAATTGTAGATCACATTGCATTAAGAAAGATAGAGATTAAAGACCAGGTTATTTATTTAAATGAACAGAAGATTAAATTCCGTGGTGTCAATCGACATGATTCTGATCCGGTTACTGGATTTACAATCAATCCGGAACAGATTACAACCGATCTTACGTTAATGAAGCAGCATAATTTTAATGCGATCCGTTCCAGCCACTATCCGAACGCACCATTTTTCTATGAAATGTGTGACAAGTATGGATTCATGGTAATAGATGAAGCAGATATTGAAGCTCATGGTCCATTTATGATCTACAGAAAAGAAGACACCGATTACAATCGGTTCAAACGATGGAATGAGAAGATTGCGGATGATCCGGTATGGGAAGAGGCAATCGTTGATCGAGTAAAACTCATGGTGGAACGTGACAAAAACCGTTTCTGTATTGTTATGTGGTCAATGGGAAATGAGAGTGCTTATGGCTGCAACTTTGAAAAAGCACTGGAATGGACAAAGAATTTTGATCCAGACCGTATCACACAATATGAGAGTGCAAGATATCGTAATTATGATGAAACATATGATTACAGCAATCTGGATGTGTACAGTCGGATGTACCCAGCGCTTTCCGAAATTCAGGAATATCTGGATAAAGATGGAAGCAAACCCTTCCTTTTGGTAGAGTACTGTCACAGCATGGGAAACGGACCTGGAGATTTTGAAGATTACTTCCAGATGATTCAGGATAATGATAAAATGTGCGGCGGCTTTGTCTGGGAATGGTGTGACCATGCGATTGCTCATGGAACTGCTGAGAATGGAAAGACTATATATGCTTATGGGGGCGACCACGGCGAAGAAATTCATGATGGCAACTTCTGTATGGATGGATTAGTATATCCGGACAGAACGGTACATACAGGACTTTTGGAATACAAGAATGTTTATCGCCCGGCAAGGGTTATTTCCTATGACAAAGAAAGCGGAGAACTGGTGCTTCATAACTACATGGATTTTGATGACTTGAAAGATTATGTGAAGATCAGTTATGAACTGACGCAGGACGGGCTTGTAATCAGCAAAGGTAAACTTCCAGAAGTTTCAGCAGCACCACACAGTGAAGGAAAAATAAACCTTAAAATCAATGTGCCAGAGAGTGGAAAATGTTATTTAAAATTTATTTACCATCTGAAAAAGGAATTGCCACTGTTGGATGAAGACCATATTCTTGGATTTGATGAAATTGAGGTAAGCAAAGACGGTGCAAAATGTAAACTTGCTGAGAAATGGCTACAAAAAACAGCAGTGGATTCTGAATTACAGGTGAGTGAAGATGATACCCAGATTCATATCAAAGGCCGTGAATTCGCATATACAATCGACCGACGGACTGCACTTTTTACAGAGATGAAATTTGCAGGTCGGGAATATCTGAACCACCCGATGGAATTAAATATCTGGAGGGCACCAACAGATAATGATATGTACATCAAGTCTGAATGGAAGAAAGCCCATTATGATAAAGTTTATACAAGAGCTTACACGACAGAGGTCGTGCAGGGAAAGCATGGTGTGAAAATTACAAGCCATGCATCCGTTGTGGCAGAGACAGTACAGAAGATTCTTGATGTGACGATCACATGGAAAATAGAAGCTGCTGGAAAGATTGATGCAGATATTGCAGTAACAAAAGATGATGAATTTCCGGACCTGCCAAGATTTGGTGTGAGGATGTTCCTGGATAAAAAACTTTCAGCTGTAAGATACTTTGGAATGGGACCACAGGAAAGCTATTGTGACAAACATCAGGCTGCGAGCCACGGTTTGTATCAGGCAAATGTAGATGATTTGCATGAGGATTATATTCGCCCACAGGAAAATGGAAGCCATTATGATTGTGAATATGTAGAGCTTAACAACAGCCGATATGGAATTGTGGTCTCTGCGGAAAATGCCTTCTCATTCAATGCTTCTTATTATACGCAGGAAGAACTTGAGGAGAAAACGCATAATTATGAACTGACAGAATCAGATAGTGTAGTATTTTGTGTTGACTATGCACTAAATGGCATTGGTTCTAATAGTTGTGGTCCAGTTGTATTGGAGCAGTACCGATTTGATGATGTATTATTCCGGTTTCAGTTTACACTGATACCGTATGTAAAGGGGTAA
- a CDS encoding AraC family transcriptional regulator, with protein MYMNTGYLNHSHMDFKDKSRPLVVGSCGTYRLSSHPKLPTYRPRGRLDYQIIYITAGCGHFHFDNVDNETIVPAGNIVLYRPKELQKYEYHGKDKTEVYWIHFTGNNVKNILRQYGFPDKERVFQVGTSMEYEQIFKRIIIELQRCQDNYEEMLVLLLRHLLIIFHRELTREHISKNEYLDHEMDNAVTFFSENYNQNISIDDYAASRGMSVSWFIRNFKKYTGSTPMQFIVGIRINNAQMLLETTTYSINEISKIVGYDNQLYFSRLFHKLKGYSPREYRKIRNRL; from the coding sequence ATGTATATGAATACCGGTTATTTAAACCACTCCCATATGGATTTCAAAGACAAAAGTCGCCCGCTGGTTGTAGGAAGTTGCGGTACTTACCGCCTTTCCAGCCATCCAAAGTTACCAACCTACCGTCCAAGGGGACGCCTGGATTATCAGATTATCTATATCACTGCTGGTTGTGGGCATTTTCATTTTGACAATGTGGATAACGAAACGATTGTCCCCGCCGGTAATATTGTACTGTACAGACCGAAGGAACTTCAGAAATATGAATATCATGGAAAAGATAAGACAGAAGTATACTGGATTCATTTTACAGGCAACAATGTAAAAAATATCCTACGGCAATATGGATTCCCGGATAAAGAGCGTGTATTTCAGGTCGGAACCTCTATGGAATACGAACAGATTTTCAAGCGTATTATCATCGAGCTTCAGCGTTGCCAAGATAATTATGAGGAAATGCTTGTCCTTCTGCTCCGTCATCTTCTTATCATCTTTCATCGGGAACTGACCAGGGAACATATCTCGAAAAATGAATACCTGGATCACGAGATGGATAACGCAGTTACCTTTTTCAGTGAAAATTATAACCAGAATATTAGCATAGATGATTATGCTGCCTCACGTGGAATGAGTGTCAGCTGGTTTATCCGAAACTTCAAAAAATACACAGGTTCTACACCAATGCAGTTTATTGTGGGAATCCGAATTAACAATGCCCAGATGTTACTTGAAACAACAACCTATTCCATCAATGAAATTTCTAAAATCGTCGGGTATGATAATCAGCTTTATTTCAGCCGGCTTTTCCACAAGCTGAAAGGATATTCGCCAAGAGAATACCGAAAAATAAGAAATAGGTTATGA